GCGTGGTGTCGTCGAGTACCTGGGCGAATGCGGATACCACTTGGTCGTCGAGCGTCAGTTCCTCACCTTTCGATGCCCGATCCGCCAGCGCAAGCAGTTCGCGCGTGGCGAGGCGCTGCCCGGCTTCCCACCGGTTGAACGGGTCGCTGTCATGAGCCAGCAAAAACGCGAGCTGCTCGTTCGTGTAGTCGTAATCAACCACCACCGGTGCCGAGAAGTTGCGCAGTAACGATGGCAACGGTTCTTCGGTCACATCGGCGAACGTGAAGGTTTGTTCTTGTTCCGTGAACTCCAGCACGCGCGTGGTGCCTTGCGGCTCTTTCTCACCCTCAAGCTTCAATGGCAGGTCCGCTCCGCTCTTGCCGATCAGCCCGATGGAGAACGGAATCACCAGCGGACCCTTTTGCGTCGCGCGCGCGGCCTCGGACGCTTCGCCGTAGCCTTGCGTGAGCGTCAGCGTATAGCGCTTCGCGGCTGCATCGTAACGCGTGCGGACCGTGATCCGGGGCGTGCCCGCCTGGCTGTACCAGCGCTCGAATTGAGCCAGGTCGCGGCCGTTCGCGTCGGCCATTGCGTGGCGGAAGTCGTCGCAGGTGACTGCCTGACCATCGTGACGCTGGAAATACAGGTCCATGCCGCGCCGGAAACCGTCGCGCCCGAGCAGCGTCTGATACATGCGCACGACTTCCGAGCCTTTTTCATAGACGGTCATCGTGTAGAAGTTGTTGATCTCGGCGTAGCTTTCCGGGCGCACCGGATGCGCCATTGGACCCGCATCCTCGGCGAACTGCATCTGGCGCAGCACGCGAACGTCGTCGATCCGTTTCGTGGCGCGCGCCGCGTCGCTGGCCGCGCCCGGTTCGAGTCCGGCGGCCATGTCGGCTGAGAATTCCTGGTCGCGGAATACGGTCAAGCCTTCCTTCAGGCTCAACTGGAACCAGTCACGGCAGGTCACGCGGTTGCCCGTCCAGTTGTGGAAGTACTCATGGCCGACCACCGCTTCAATATTGCTGAAATCCACGTCCGTAGCCGTCTCAGGATTCGCGAGCACGTATTTCGTATTGAAGATGTTCAAGCCCTTGTTTTCCATTGCGCCCATATTGAAGTCGCTCACGGCAACAATCATGAAGCGGTCCAGGTCGAGCTCCAGCCCAAAGCGGCGTTCGTCCCATTCGATTGAATGAACCAGCGAATCCATGGCGTGCTGGGTCTTGTCGAGATCGTGAGGTTCGACCCAGACCTGCAGCAGTTTTTCCTTCCCCGAACCAGTCTTCATGCGCTGCTCGAGCTTGACGAGCTTGCCGGCCACCAGCGCAAACAGATAGCTTGGTTTCTTGAACGGGTCTTCCCAGCGCGCAAAGTGCCGGCCATTGTCCAGATCGCCTTCTTCAATCAGGTTGCCGTTCGACAGCAGCACCGGGTACGCAGCCTTGTCCGCCCGCAACGTGACGGTGTAGGTGGCCATGACATCAGGGCGGTCAAGGAAATAGGTGATGCGCCGGAAGCCCTCGGCCTCACATTGCGTAAAGAAATTGCCACCGGACACGTACAAGCCCGACAAAGTCGTGTTCTCAGCCGGATTGCATGTGCTTTCCAGAATCAATTCAAACGCATCGGGAATGTTGCTCACCGACAAACCGTTCTCAGTGACGCGGACATCCGCATGCGGGCGCCCGTCCAGCGTTGCGCCAATGAACTCCATTTGCTCGCCGAGCAACTCCAGCGTCGCCGCAGGCGCGGCGTCCGGATTGCGGCGCAAGCGCATGGTGTTGCGCACCACCGTGCGTTCCGGGACGAGATCAAATTCGAGCGCGACGGTATCAATCAGGAATGCGGGCGGCGTGTAGTCGGCACGGCGGATTACGGCAGGTGCGGTCGAGTTGGACATGGCGGTTCTGATTGAGTTGAGCGGATGCCTTTGCTTTCCAGGCGGCCTTGTGTCGGATCATTGTACAAAGCCTCGCGGGATCGTGCGCTCGATTCGGGGTCAGCCGAATGGCCTATTCCCCGAACTTCGTTTATCTGTGACGGTCTTTAAACAGACGGAATCAGGCGGTTGTCGTGCGGTGCGTGCGACACTTCACGGTTGCTGTTTGACACATGACATCGCAACAAAAATCAACAAGACATATGAGGTCGGCCATGACGTTGGAACGGTTGTACGGGGAATGGAAGGGTGCGTTGCGCGTGATGCTGATCGCGGGGTTCGCGTTGCTCGGCGGTTGTACGACCTACGTTCAGACGCAGGTGGCGGTGTTCTCTGACTGGTCCGGGACCGACGCCACTCGGACCTATGCGTTCGTTCGCTCGGCGCCGCAGCAAAACAGCATTGAACAGAAGACGTATGAGGTGCTCGCCGCGAACGAGCTCGCCACCCATTCGTTCAAGCAGGTTCCCGATGCCAGCGCGCGTTATCTCGTGGAATTGTCGTACTCCATTCGCGGCGACATGATCACTGTGCGCCAGCCTGTCTATTACGATCCGTGGCCGATGTACGGCGGCTGGTACGGCCGGCCATACGGCGGGTGGGGAGGTTGGGGCGGTTGGGGCGGCTGGGACATGGGGCCGGCGGGTTATGTCGACCAAAGCTACCCGATCTTCGTCCATTCGCTGCAGATTCGCATGACCGAGCGTGAAAGCGGGCGCGAAGTGTACAAAGTGAGCGCGAGCAATTCCGGCGGCGAATCGTCGCTGGTCCGGGCCATGCCTTATCTGATCCGCAGTGCGCTCGCGGATTTTCCGCTGGGCAACGGCACCGTGCGGACGGTGAAAATCCCGCTCGGCAAAACGGGCGGTGTCAGCAATGAAGGTCCGGCTGCAGTAGGGACGAACGAGAAGGCCGCCGCCCTGGCGCCTGTTCCAGCGCCGGTGCCCGTGCAGTAGCCGTCAAGTCGGAGCGGCTTTTGGGCGCAATTTGAGAAAAATTTACCGCTACGGCGGCCGGCTGTCCGATCCGGTCGCCGCCTTCGTTGCGGTCAGCGAAACGCTCGAATTCTGGTTGGGAAATCACCTTTCTTACACGCGTGTGGCAGAGTGCCCTTGTATGCAATTAAATTCGAAACGAGATATATTTCGAGGATGAACAAACCCCGCAACGCCCAACCACATGCGCTTCCTGAGCCCGCAACCTGGGATGCGCGGCTCGCCCGGCGCCTCGTTACACCGCTCATTGGCACCCCGATTACACCGAATCACCTGACCACCCTGCGCTTGCTGATTGGCATTGCCGGCGCTTATTACCTGTCGGTCGGCAGCTTCTGGTCGTGCAGCTTGGGCGCCTTGCTCATCGCGCTCTCCAATTTTGTCGACCATACAGATGGCGAACTCGCGCGAATCAGCGGGCAATCGAGCAAAATCGGTCATTTTTACGATCTTGCGTGCGATTCCATCGTGACCGTGCTGCTGTTTGTTGGCCTCGGGTTTTATGTGAGCGTGCATCATCCGGCCATGATCGTGCCGGCTGAATGGCTTGGCGGGATTGCAGGGGTTGCCGTCGCGCTGATCTTCTTCCTGCGCATGCGGATCGAATCAATGGCGGGTAAGAACGGCACGAAGCAGGCCTCCATGGCGGGCTTCGAGACCGAAGACGTCTTGTATTTGCTGCCGGTAGTGACGCTGCTCAACGGCATGACGCCGTTTCTCGTGGCTGCTTCAATTGGTGCACCGTTGTTTGCCGTCTGGGTCGTCGTGGATTACCAGCGCGCACTGCGACGTTTCGCCCAGGCCACAGCGCGTAACAAAGACGCTGATGGTCAAGATTTGCAGGCTGTTCAATGAATTCATCTGTCGATTCCCTATCTTCCCGTGCGGTTGGCGCCAAGTCCGCGGAGCGCAAGAGTATTCACGCTCTCGACGAGACCCTGACCGCGCATCTTCAGCGCCTGTCTCCAGAGCGCCAGACCGCGAGACTGCACGAAACGTTCGATAGCCAAGGTGCGTTCCTGTATCTGGACGACTTTCTGCCACGCGAATTCACCGAGAAATTGGTCGCGGCTGTCCATGCCGTTACGCCCGCGATCAACCGCAATTACCTGCCGGGACACAAGCAGGGCGGCAGCGTCAGCCGTCATTCGATCGACGAACTTGCGCCGTTCATCGCCGAGTTGTACCGGTCGCCAGCGCTGATCAGCTGGCTGGAGAAAATCAGCGGCGACACGCTCCAGGAGTCGCCCGCTGACGATCCGCACGCATACGCGCTGTATTTCTACACCAAGGCGGGTGACCATATCGGCTGGCACTACGATACGTCGTACTACGAAGGTCGCCGTTATACGCTGCTGCTCGGTGTGATGGACGATTCGTCGTGCCGTCTCGACTATGAGCTGCACACCCGCACGCCGGAGATTCCCGACCAGCCGGGTTCGGTGCAGATTCCGCCGGGCGGTCTGGTTTTCTTCGATGGCGACAAACTCCGCCATCGCATCACGCCGGCTCGCGCGAACGAATTCCGCGTGTCGCTGACATTCGAGTACGTGACGAATCCGAACATGCGGCCGTGGCAGCGTTTCATCTCGAACATGAAGGACTCGATCGCGTACTTCGGCTTCGGACAGGTTTTCCGCCGCAAAGGCGGGAAGAACAGCGCAGCATGAGCCGCGCTGGAACGGTCCTCCTGTCGCTCGGCGTGGTGCTGTTCATCGCGCTGCTCGGCTGGCAGGGCTTCGGTTCCGTCGCGACCGCGCTCGCGGCCGCAGGCTGGGGCCTGCTTGCGGTGGCGGTATTCCATCTGCTGCCTGTCGTGATCGACGCCCTGGCTATCGAAACGCTGTTTCCCCGCAATCAACGTGATGTGAGCTTCCGCGACGCGCTGCTCGCGCGCTGGACCGGCGAGTCGGTGAATAGCCTGATGCCCGCTGGACAGATCGGCGGTCCAATGCTGATGGTGCGTTATCTCTCGCAGCGCGGCATGCGGGCGCGCGACGCCGCGGCAGTCATCACCATCAGCACGACGATGCAAACCGTCGGCCAGATGATCTTCGCGCTCGTCGGCGTGGCGTTGCTGAGCAGCTATGTGTCGGGCGTGGGCATGCTGCTGCCGGTGCTGATCGTGATCGCAGTGTGCTCACTGATGGTCGTCGGGTTTTTCTTCGCGCAGCGCAAGGGTTTGTTCGCCCGCGCGACGCGCTTTGCTTCGCAATTTGCAGCGCGATTTTCGAAGAAGCGCGACTGGTCGTCGCTGGTGTCGCGTGCGGAAGCCGTGGACACCGCCGTGCTCGAACTATACAAAAAGCCCGGTCCGGTCGCGGCGAGTTTCGCGCTGAGCCTTCTGGGCTGGATCGTGGGCACCGGTGAGGTGTGGCTGGCGTTGCATTTGATGGGCTCGCCGGTCGGCTGGGCCGAAGCGCTGATGCTGGAAAGTCTCGGGCAGGCCATTCGGGGAGCGGCGTTTGCCATTCCCGGTTCTCTCGGCGTGCAAGAGGGCGGCTACTTGCTGCTCGCGCGCCTGATCGGTCTGCCGCCGGAAGCCGCGCTCGCGCTTTCGTTAGCGAAGCGCGCGCGGGAATTACTGCTCGGCTTGCCGGGTATCGTTTATCTGCATTTCGCTGAAAAGGGCTGGCAGCGCCGTCGTCTCGCGCGCGTGCCGGATATCGAATAAAGCATCACCGATAGGATCAACATGCGCGCAATTATTCTTGCCGCCGGGATGGGTTTGCGCCTGGTTCAGCCGGAAGGACAGCAAAAGCCGAAGTGCCTGCTGCGTTTCGGCGAGTCGTCGCTGCTCGAACGCCATCTTCAACTACTGAAGACAGCCGGCGTTGACGAAATCGTCTTTGTGCTCGGCTTCAAGCATGAACAGGTGGAAGCGGAACTTGCCGCGATCGACTGGAAACCGCATACGGAAGTGGTCGTGAATCGCGAGTTTTCGCTCGGCAGCGCGCTGTCCGTGCAC
This window of the Caballeronia sp. SBC1 genome carries:
- the pepN gene encoding aminopeptidase N, producing the protein MSNSTAPAVIRRADYTPPAFLIDTVALEFDLVPERTVVRNTMRLRRNPDAAPAATLELLGEQMEFIGATLDGRPHADVRVTENGLSVSNIPDAFELILESTCNPAENTTLSGLYVSGGNFFTQCEAEGFRRITYFLDRPDVMATYTVTLRADKAAYPVLLSNGNLIEEGDLDNGRHFARWEDPFKKPSYLFALVAGKLVKLEQRMKTGSGKEKLLQVWVEPHDLDKTQHAMDSLVHSIEWDERRFGLELDLDRFMIVAVSDFNMGAMENKGLNIFNTKYVLANPETATDVDFSNIEAVVGHEYFHNWTGNRVTCRDWFQLSLKEGLTVFRDQEFSADMAAGLEPGAASDAARATKRIDDVRVLRQMQFAEDAGPMAHPVRPESYAEINNFYTMTVYEKGSEVVRMYQTLLGRDGFRRGMDLYFQRHDGQAVTCDDFRHAMADANGRDLAQFERWYSQAGTPRITVRTRYDAAAKRYTLTLTQGYGEASEAARATQKGPLVIPFSIGLIGKSGADLPLKLEGEKEPQGTTRVLEFTEQEQTFTFADVTEEPLPSLLRNFSAPVVVDYDYTNEQLAFLLAHDSDPFNRWEAGQRLATRELLALADRASKGEELTLDDQVVSAFAQVLDDTTLTPAFQELALMLPSEGYLAEQMAVSDPAAVHAARVFVSRRLATGLRDRWLAVYEANRTPGEYRATPDDAGKRGLKNLALGYLSQLDDPTRAIELASAQYDTANNMTDRSAALSALLTAGASGSVDTSVADAALGDFYQRFEKEPLVIDKWFALQATQRGGPKRNVLDIVRKLMQHPAFTLKNPNRARSLIFSFCGANPAQFHAADGSGYAFWAEQVVALDAMNPQVAARLARTLEQWRRYTPALSEKAHVALERVASKVKSRDVREIVEKALG
- a CDS encoding DUF4136 domain-containing protein; this translates as MTLERLYGEWKGALRVMLIAGFALLGGCTTYVQTQVAVFSDWSGTDATRTYAFVRSAPQQNSIEQKTYEVLAANELATHSFKQVPDASARYLVELSYSIRGDMITVRQPVYYDPWPMYGGWYGRPYGGWGGWGGWGGWDMGPAGYVDQSYPIFVHSLQIRMTERESGREVYKVSASNSGGESSLVRAMPYLIRSALADFPLGNGTVRTVKIPLGKTGGVSNEGPAAVGTNEKAAALAPVPAPVPVQ
- a CDS encoding CDP-alcohol phosphatidyltransferase family protein, whose protein sequence is MNKPRNAQPHALPEPATWDARLARRLVTPLIGTPITPNHLTTLRLLIGIAGAYYLSVGSFWSCSLGALLIALSNFVDHTDGELARISGQSSKIGHFYDLACDSIVTVLLFVGLGFYVSVHHPAMIVPAEWLGGIAGVAVALIFFLRMRIESMAGKNGTKQASMAGFETEDVLYLLPVVTLLNGMTPFLVAASIGAPLFAVWVVVDYQRALRRFAQATARNKDADGQDLQAVQ
- a CDS encoding 2OG-Fe(II) oxygenase, with the translated sequence MNSSVDSLSSRAVGAKSAERKSIHALDETLTAHLQRLSPERQTARLHETFDSQGAFLYLDDFLPREFTEKLVAAVHAVTPAINRNYLPGHKQGGSVSRHSIDELAPFIAELYRSPALISWLEKISGDTLQESPADDPHAYALYFYTKAGDHIGWHYDTSYYEGRRYTLLLGVMDDSSCRLDYELHTRTPEIPDQPGSVQIPPGGLVFFDGDKLRHRITPARANEFRVSLTFEYVTNPNMRPWQRFISNMKDSIAYFGFGQVFRRKGGKNSAA
- a CDS encoding flippase-like domain-containing protein yields the protein MSRAGTVLLSLGVVLFIALLGWQGFGSVATALAAAGWGLLAVAVFHLLPVVIDALAIETLFPRNQRDVSFRDALLARWTGESVNSLMPAGQIGGPMLMVRYLSQRGMRARDAAAVITISTTMQTVGQMIFALVGVALLSSYVSGVGMLLPVLIVIAVCSLMVVGFFFAQRKGLFARATRFASQFAARFSKKRDWSSLVSRAEAVDTAVLELYKKPGPVAASFALSLLGWIVGTGEVWLALHLMGSPVGWAEALMLESLGQAIRGAAFAIPGSLGVQEGGYLLLARLIGLPPEAALALSLAKRARELLLGLPGIVYLHFAEKGWQRRRLARVPDIE